Proteins from a genomic interval of Scomber japonicus isolate fScoJap1 chromosome 10, fScoJap1.pri, whole genome shotgun sequence:
- the ccr2 gene encoding C-C chemokine receptor type 5, whose protein sequence is MTVWCDLEHKDRKVSVNTNCDTRLDTFNYNNESVIYDYDQYYNGNDSDVAPCNNKDLRDFGKVFLPVLYASVFITGFLGNGLVVCVLLRHRNQATLTDICLFNLALSDLVFVFTLPFYAHYAVVGSWTFMDFLCHFISGSHSVGFFSSIFSMVVMTLDRYLTIVHWRKIIKYRTVKLGIALSMVIWIFSVCISLPTYVFTTVKNESNHLSCTYDPENKAWNVFNVFATNIVGLVFPLLVLVVCYSRIIPAVLKIRSTKKYRIVKVTISIVVVFFLFWAPHNISFFLRFLQHENVIGLDDCDSDANLKLSITVTETIAMTHCCLNPIIYAFVGQKFMKHVKQLLRKWLPGIPFLSTADLSDSIFRKSSVMSRSSDITNFSQIDDKSVM, encoded by the exons ATGACAGTCTGGTGTGACCTGGAGCACAAAGACCGCAAAGTGTCCGTGAACACTAACTGCGACACAAGACTCGATACATTCA ACTACAACAACGAGTCCGTCATATATGATTACGATCAGTACTACAATGGAAATGACAGTGATGTGGCTCCTTGCAACAATAAAGACCTGAGAGATTTTGGCAAGGTGTTTCTGCCCGTCCTGTACGCTTCAGTTTTCATCACTGGATTCCttg GTAATGGCCTAGTGGTATGTGTCCTATTGAGACACCGCAACCAGGCAACCCTGACAGACATCTGCCTTTTCAACCTGGCTCTCTCTGACCTCGTCTTTGTCTTCACATTGCCTTTCTATGCTCACTATGCTGTGGTCGGCAGTTGGACTTTCATGGACTTTTTATGCCATTTCATCAGTGGCTCCCACAGCGTCGGATTCTTCAGCAGCATTTTCTCCATGGTTGTCATGACTCTGGACCGCTATTTGACCATCGTACACTGGCGCAAGATTATTAAATACCGCACTGTGAAGCTGGGCATTGCTCTGTCCATGGTTATCTGGATTTTCAGTGTTTGCATCTCCCTACCAACTTATGTGTTTACAACGGTGAAAAATGAGTCCAACCATCTGAGTTGTACTTACGACCCAGAAAACAAAGCCTGGAATGTGTTCAATGTCTTTGCAACAAATATTGTGGGGCTTGTGTTTCCCTTGTTGGTGTTGGTTGTGTGCTATTCCAGGATCATCCCCGCAGTGCTCAAGATAAGGAGTACAAAGAAGTATCGTATTGTCAAAGTGACCATCTCcattgtggttgttttttttctgttctgggCCCCACAcaacatttcctttttcttgAGGTTTCTGCAGCATGAAAATGTAATCGGGTTAGATGATTGCGATTCTGACGCAAATTTAAAGCTATCAATAACAGTGACTGAGACCATTGCTATGACTCACTGCTGCCTGAATCCCATCATATACGCCTTTGTGGGACAGAAGTTCATGAAGCATGTTAAACAGTTGTTGAGGAAATGGTTGCCTGGGATACCATTTCTCTCCACCGCAGATTTGTCAGATAGCATATTCCGGAAAAGCTCAGTTATGTCCAGGTCTTCTGACATTACCAATTTTAGTCAGATAGATGACAAAAGTGTGATGTAA